The Anoplopoma fimbria isolate UVic2021 breed Golden Eagle Sablefish chromosome 20, Afim_UVic_2022, whole genome shotgun sequence genome includes a window with the following:
- the psenen gene encoding gamma-secretase subunit PEN-2 yields the protein MNLERLPNEEKLSLCRKYYLGGFAFLPFLWLVNVVWFFKEAFVKPDYTEQMQIKTYVKRSALGLLLWVTVLTTWITIFQRFRAEWGEVGDYLSFTIPLGIP from the exons atGAACCTGGAACGACTGCCCAATGAGGAGAAACTAAGCCTATGCCGAAAATATTATTTAG gtgGATTTGCATTTCTGCCATTCCTGTGGCTGGTCAATGTAGTTTGGTTTTTTAAGGAAGCCTTTGTGAAGCCAGATTACACTGAACAAATGCAGATCAAAACAT ATGTGAAGCGGTCAGCACTGGGTTTGTTGTTATGGGTAACAGTACTGACCACATGGATCACCATTTTCCAGCGCTTCAGAGCAGAGTGGGGAGAGGTGGGAGATTACCTCTCCTTCACAATCCCACTAGGAATTccgtaa
- the hspb6 gene encoding heat shock protein beta-6 — protein MDFFLPPSLPAEGIPWQRVLPPLIPRLSGIYGQYNWSSKLLIPETDNTSTAEVNCDESGFTVQVDVKHFNPQDLMVKVIGDFVEVQGKHEEKKDGQGVTTRQFNRRYRIPKGVDTMALESAVSPDGILIISAPMLQTEDSRIQT, from the exons ATGGACTTCTTCCTGCCACCCAGTCTTCCAGCTGAGGGTATTCCATGGCAGAGGGTTTTACCCCCTCTTATTCCTCGGCTGAGTGGGATTTACGGACAATATAACTGGTCCTCCAAATTACTGATTCCAGAGACTGATAATACCAGCACCGCAGAG GTGAACTGTGATGAAAGTGGTTTTACAGTTCAAGTTGATGTAAAGCACTTCAATCCACAAGACCTAATGGTCAAAGTCATAGGAGACTTTGTGGAAGTGCAAGGaaagcatgaagaaaaaaag GATGGTCAAGGGGTCACAACACGGCAGTTTAATCGCCGCTACCGAATCCCAAAGGGAGTGGATACCATGGCTTTGGAATCCGCAGTCTCTCCAGATGGCATCCTAATCATATCTGCACCGATGCTGCAAACAGAGGACTCCAGAATCCAGACCTAA
- the proser3 gene encoding proline and serine-rich protein 3 isoform X2 has protein sequence MKSSPVFTRQNPFQPASRGGKGHYHPSCNQPLSKKKRKTTLSPVRSNPRSSSQLQTLCPVTQRLFEQRGPCITATDGQPVFAESWPSTECGSSPSSTTTSSDMETLKPQSARPGKSTDSSELGVHQDSVLAKYIDRFRHGRPQSREERQQSPPAKGENQLPFWWMSPSSLPCSSTPTKTTDKDGIHPLKHDHGLAIYSPAGQHQHDRSLSPCRGSLSMLSDTSQGEFNDTEIQHLQEKASRLLLRGECTLSDGSIPVSSEGLECSDLSSPFTVDEPVRRSLIPTKASSDSVQTLFSQKSSVIPSLGPPTRREEDILFQWRLRRKIEQAREGSQSLQHSSLYGPAFNLQAPSLSHPSASGQAYKQHQSTRPPEFSQKATHQHITAPRTQTKEAHRSVPQGSDPTPFPAVVVSGSSVSQPQAIAHVPAHMHLLCDVLPCPIHSSRASMHQHFSESRDESHTKVVCKKIQVPANSISPFTDERSLENMPSQPPASSGAIDRAEPIYHKRSEKNKKEKSQTRESEENNKKTTAPSFRKPKKSTRYTVDKEHVDGPGPTNRSVSHQKVPKKIMAWAEQQQQQQQEGSQGFSSESSTVDHAPPPSPIHSALGQVVSEVLFPPVDPSPVRRSPVSSVSPPCTASAPPQSSVSQYNAQNSMEVISQLLQEAEDSDEKEFEDDPLLQVLRKQRKRVKEQISEVDSMLTEFLDEQQVT, from the exons ATGAAATCCAG tcCTGTGTTCACAAGGCAGAATCCCTTTCAACCAGCATCCAGAGGGGGCAAGGGACACTACCACCCATCCTGTAACCAGCCCCtgtcaaagaaaaagagaaaaacg ACTTTAAGTCCTGTACGTTCAAACCCGCGATCCAGTTCACAATTACAGACTCTGTGCCCAGTGACCCAACGGCTGTTTGAGCAACGAGGACCATGTATTACTGCCACTGATGGACAACCAGTTTTTGCAGAGTCCTGGCCCTCCACCGAGTGTGGATCTTCTCCCTCCAGCACTACAACCTCATCTGACATGGAGACACTCAAACCCCAGTCTGCGAGACCAGGAAAATCCACAGATTCCTCAGAGCTGGGAGTTCATCAAGATTCAGTGCTGGCAAA GTACATAGATCGCTTCCGCCATGGTCGACCGCAGAGTCGTGAAGAGCGCCAGCAGAGCCCTCCTGCCAAAGGAGAGAATCAGCTGCCTTTTTGGTGGATGTCACCCTCATCTTTACCCTGCAGTTCAACACCCACTAAAACAACAGACAAAG ATGGTATCCATCCTCTGAAACATGACCATGGACTTGCCATTTATAGTCCAGCTGGGCAACATCAACATGACAGATCCCTTTCCCCATGCAGAGGATCCCTTAGT ATGTTGTCAGACACCTCTCAGGGTGAATTTAATGACACAGAGATACAACACCTTCAAGAAAAGGCTAGCAGACTTCTGCTGAGAGG TGAATGTACTCTGAGTGATGGATCTATCCCCGTCAGCTCAGAGGGCCTGGAATGCTCAGATCTCTCTTCTCCATTCACTGTAGATGAGCCAGTGCGAAGATCTTTGATTCCCA CGAAGGCCAGCTCAGACTCCGTTCAGACCCTGTTCTCCCAAAAATCCTCTGTCATTCCTTCTCTGGGGCCCCCCACACGCCGGGAAGAGGACATCTTGTTCCAGTGGCGTTTAAGGAGAAAGATTGAGCAGGCCAGGGAGGGGTCGCAGTCCCTGCAACACTCCAGTCTTTATGGTCCCGCATTTAACTTGCAGGCCCCCAGTTTAAGCCATCCCTCAGCCAGTGGACAGGCTTACAAG CAACACCAGAGTACTCGGCCTCCTGAATTCTCACAAAAAGCTACACATCAGCACATCACTGCTCCCCGGACCCAAACCAAAGAAGCCCACAGATCAGTTCCCCAAGGTTCAGATCCAACTCCCTTCCCTGCCGTTGTTGTCTCTGGCTCTTCAGTCTCTCAACCTCAGGCTATCGCCCATGTGCCTGCCCACATGCACTTACTCTGTGATGTCTTGCCGTGTCCCATCCATTCATCTCGCGCTAGCATGCATCAACACTTTTCAGAAAGTAGAGATGAGTCTCACACCAAAGTTGTCTGTAAAAAGATCCAAGTGCCTGCAAACTCAATAAGTCCTTTCACTGATGAACGTAGTCTTGAGAATATGCCATCTCAACCACCTGCCTCATCTGGAGCTATAGACAGAGCAGAGCCTATTTACCACAAAAGGTCTGAGAAGAACAAGAAAGAGAAATCCCAGACAAGAGAGTCAGAGGAGAATAATAAGAAGACGACAGCACCGTCCTTCAGAAAGCCGAAGAAATCCACAAG ATATACTGTGGATAAGGAACATGTTGATGGCCCTGGACCTACAAACAGGAGTGTTTCACATCAAAAAGTTCCCAAAAAAATCATGGCGTgggcagagcagcagcagcagcagcaacaggaagGCAGCCAGGGGTTTTCCAGTGAGAGCTCTACTGTCGATCATGCGCCACCCCCGTCTCCAATCCACAGTGCCTTAGGACAG GTAGTTTCAGAGGTATTGTTTCCCCCGGTGGATCCATCTCCTGTACGAAGGTCCCCTGTCTCATCGGTTTCTCCTCCTTGCACCGCCTCTGCACCTCCTCAATCCTCAGTTTCTCAATACAATGCACAGAACTCTATGGAGGTCATTTCACAGCTGCTGCAAGAAGCTGAAG attCAGATGAAAAAGAGTTTGAAGATGACCCTTTATTACAAGTCCTTCGCAAGCAGAGGAAAAGGGTTAAGGAGCAGATCAG tgaAGTGGACTCAATGTTGACTGAATTCCTGGACGAGCAACAAGTTACTTGA
- the proser3 gene encoding proline and serine-rich protein 3 isoform X3, whose amino-acid sequence MKSRQNPFQPASRGGKGHYHPSCNQPLSKKKRKTTLSPVRSNPRSSSQLQTLCPVTQRLFEQRGPCITATDGQPVFAESWPSTECGSSPSSTTTSSDMETLKPQSARPGKSTDSSELGVHQDSVLAKYIDRFRHGRPQSREERQQSPPAKGENQLPFWWMSPSSLPCSSTPTKTTDKDGIHPLKHDHGLAIYSPAGQHQHDRSLSPCRGSLSMLSDTSQGEFNDTEIQHLQEKASRLLLRGECTLSDGSIPVSSEGLECSDLSSPFTVDEPVRRSLIPTKASSDSVQTLFSQKSSVIPSLGPPTRREEDILFQWRLRRKIEQAREGSQSLQHSSLYGPAFNLQAPSLSHPSASGQAYKQHQSTRPPEFSQKATHQHITAPRTQTKEAHRSVPQGSDPTPFPAVVVSGSSVSQPQAIAHVPAHMHLLCDVLPCPIHSSRASMHQHFSESRDESHTKVVCKKIQVPANSISPFTDERSLENMPSQPPASSGAIDRAEPIYHKRSEKNKKEKSQTRESEENNKKTTAPSFRKPKKSTRYTVDKEHVDGPGPTNRSVSHQKVPKKIMAWAEQQQQQQQEGSQGFSSESSTVDHAPPPSPIHSALGQVVSEVLFPPVDPSPVRRSPVSSVSPPCTASAPPQSSVSQYNAQNSMEVISQLLQEAEDSDEKEFEDDPLLQVLRKQRKRVKEQISEVDSMLTEFLDEQQVT is encoded by the exons ATGAAATCCAG GCAGAATCCCTTTCAACCAGCATCCAGAGGGGGCAAGGGACACTACCACCCATCCTGTAACCAGCCCCtgtcaaagaaaaagagaaaaacg ACTTTAAGTCCTGTACGTTCAAACCCGCGATCCAGTTCACAATTACAGACTCTGTGCCCAGTGACCCAACGGCTGTTTGAGCAACGAGGACCATGTATTACTGCCACTGATGGACAACCAGTTTTTGCAGAGTCCTGGCCCTCCACCGAGTGTGGATCTTCTCCCTCCAGCACTACAACCTCATCTGACATGGAGACACTCAAACCCCAGTCTGCGAGACCAGGAAAATCCACAGATTCCTCAGAGCTGGGAGTTCATCAAGATTCAGTGCTGGCAAA GTACATAGATCGCTTCCGCCATGGTCGACCGCAGAGTCGTGAAGAGCGCCAGCAGAGCCCTCCTGCCAAAGGAGAGAATCAGCTGCCTTTTTGGTGGATGTCACCCTCATCTTTACCCTGCAGTTCAACACCCACTAAAACAACAGACAAAG ATGGTATCCATCCTCTGAAACATGACCATGGACTTGCCATTTATAGTCCAGCTGGGCAACATCAACATGACAGATCCCTTTCCCCATGCAGAGGATCCCTTAGT ATGTTGTCAGACACCTCTCAGGGTGAATTTAATGACACAGAGATACAACACCTTCAAGAAAAGGCTAGCAGACTTCTGCTGAGAGG TGAATGTACTCTGAGTGATGGATCTATCCCCGTCAGCTCAGAGGGCCTGGAATGCTCAGATCTCTCTTCTCCATTCACTGTAGATGAGCCAGTGCGAAGATCTTTGATTCCCA CGAAGGCCAGCTCAGACTCCGTTCAGACCCTGTTCTCCCAAAAATCCTCTGTCATTCCTTCTCTGGGGCCCCCCACACGCCGGGAAGAGGACATCTTGTTCCAGTGGCGTTTAAGGAGAAAGATTGAGCAGGCCAGGGAGGGGTCGCAGTCCCTGCAACACTCCAGTCTTTATGGTCCCGCATTTAACTTGCAGGCCCCCAGTTTAAGCCATCCCTCAGCCAGTGGACAGGCTTACAAG CAACACCAGAGTACTCGGCCTCCTGAATTCTCACAAAAAGCTACACATCAGCACATCACTGCTCCCCGGACCCAAACCAAAGAAGCCCACAGATCAGTTCCCCAAGGTTCAGATCCAACTCCCTTCCCTGCCGTTGTTGTCTCTGGCTCTTCAGTCTCTCAACCTCAGGCTATCGCCCATGTGCCTGCCCACATGCACTTACTCTGTGATGTCTTGCCGTGTCCCATCCATTCATCTCGCGCTAGCATGCATCAACACTTTTCAGAAAGTAGAGATGAGTCTCACACCAAAGTTGTCTGTAAAAAGATCCAAGTGCCTGCAAACTCAATAAGTCCTTTCACTGATGAACGTAGTCTTGAGAATATGCCATCTCAACCACCTGCCTCATCTGGAGCTATAGACAGAGCAGAGCCTATTTACCACAAAAGGTCTGAGAAGAACAAGAAAGAGAAATCCCAGACAAGAGAGTCAGAGGAGAATAATAAGAAGACGACAGCACCGTCCTTCAGAAAGCCGAAGAAATCCACAAG ATATACTGTGGATAAGGAACATGTTGATGGCCCTGGACCTACAAACAGGAGTGTTTCACATCAAAAAGTTCCCAAAAAAATCATGGCGTgggcagagcagcagcagcagcagcaacaggaagGCAGCCAGGGGTTTTCCAGTGAGAGCTCTACTGTCGATCATGCGCCACCCCCGTCTCCAATCCACAGTGCCTTAGGACAG GTAGTTTCAGAGGTATTGTTTCCCCCGGTGGATCCATCTCCTGTACGAAGGTCCCCTGTCTCATCGGTTTCTCCTCCTTGCACCGCCTCTGCACCTCCTCAATCCTCAGTTTCTCAATACAATGCACAGAACTCTATGGAGGTCATTTCACAGCTGCTGCAAGAAGCTGAAG attCAGATGAAAAAGAGTTTGAAGATGACCCTTTATTACAAGTCCTTCGCAAGCAGAGGAAAAGGGTTAAGGAGCAGATCAG tgaAGTGGACTCAATGTTGACTGAATTCCTGGACGAGCAACAAGTTACTTGA
- the proser3 gene encoding proline and serine-rich protein 3 isoform X1, with product MKSSSPVFTRQNPFQPASRGGKGHYHPSCNQPLSKKKRKTTLSPVRSNPRSSSQLQTLCPVTQRLFEQRGPCITATDGQPVFAESWPSTECGSSPSSTTTSSDMETLKPQSARPGKSTDSSELGVHQDSVLAKYIDRFRHGRPQSREERQQSPPAKGENQLPFWWMSPSSLPCSSTPTKTTDKDGIHPLKHDHGLAIYSPAGQHQHDRSLSPCRGSLSMLSDTSQGEFNDTEIQHLQEKASRLLLRGECTLSDGSIPVSSEGLECSDLSSPFTVDEPVRRSLIPTKASSDSVQTLFSQKSSVIPSLGPPTRREEDILFQWRLRRKIEQAREGSQSLQHSSLYGPAFNLQAPSLSHPSASGQAYKQHQSTRPPEFSQKATHQHITAPRTQTKEAHRSVPQGSDPTPFPAVVVSGSSVSQPQAIAHVPAHMHLLCDVLPCPIHSSRASMHQHFSESRDESHTKVVCKKIQVPANSISPFTDERSLENMPSQPPASSGAIDRAEPIYHKRSEKNKKEKSQTRESEENNKKTTAPSFRKPKKSTRYTVDKEHVDGPGPTNRSVSHQKVPKKIMAWAEQQQQQQQEGSQGFSSESSTVDHAPPPSPIHSALGQVVSEVLFPPVDPSPVRRSPVSSVSPPCTASAPPQSSVSQYNAQNSMEVISQLLQEAEDSDEKEFEDDPLLQVLRKQRKRVKEQISEVDSMLTEFLDEQQVT from the exons ATGAAATCCAG tagtcCTGTGTTCACAAGGCAGAATCCCTTTCAACCAGCATCCAGAGGGGGCAAGGGACACTACCACCCATCCTGTAACCAGCCCCtgtcaaagaaaaagagaaaaacg ACTTTAAGTCCTGTACGTTCAAACCCGCGATCCAGTTCACAATTACAGACTCTGTGCCCAGTGACCCAACGGCTGTTTGAGCAACGAGGACCATGTATTACTGCCACTGATGGACAACCAGTTTTTGCAGAGTCCTGGCCCTCCACCGAGTGTGGATCTTCTCCCTCCAGCACTACAACCTCATCTGACATGGAGACACTCAAACCCCAGTCTGCGAGACCAGGAAAATCCACAGATTCCTCAGAGCTGGGAGTTCATCAAGATTCAGTGCTGGCAAA GTACATAGATCGCTTCCGCCATGGTCGACCGCAGAGTCGTGAAGAGCGCCAGCAGAGCCCTCCTGCCAAAGGAGAGAATCAGCTGCCTTTTTGGTGGATGTCACCCTCATCTTTACCCTGCAGTTCAACACCCACTAAAACAACAGACAAAG ATGGTATCCATCCTCTGAAACATGACCATGGACTTGCCATTTATAGTCCAGCTGGGCAACATCAACATGACAGATCCCTTTCCCCATGCAGAGGATCCCTTAGT ATGTTGTCAGACACCTCTCAGGGTGAATTTAATGACACAGAGATACAACACCTTCAAGAAAAGGCTAGCAGACTTCTGCTGAGAGG TGAATGTACTCTGAGTGATGGATCTATCCCCGTCAGCTCAGAGGGCCTGGAATGCTCAGATCTCTCTTCTCCATTCACTGTAGATGAGCCAGTGCGAAGATCTTTGATTCCCA CGAAGGCCAGCTCAGACTCCGTTCAGACCCTGTTCTCCCAAAAATCCTCTGTCATTCCTTCTCTGGGGCCCCCCACACGCCGGGAAGAGGACATCTTGTTCCAGTGGCGTTTAAGGAGAAAGATTGAGCAGGCCAGGGAGGGGTCGCAGTCCCTGCAACACTCCAGTCTTTATGGTCCCGCATTTAACTTGCAGGCCCCCAGTTTAAGCCATCCCTCAGCCAGTGGACAGGCTTACAAG CAACACCAGAGTACTCGGCCTCCTGAATTCTCACAAAAAGCTACACATCAGCACATCACTGCTCCCCGGACCCAAACCAAAGAAGCCCACAGATCAGTTCCCCAAGGTTCAGATCCAACTCCCTTCCCTGCCGTTGTTGTCTCTGGCTCTTCAGTCTCTCAACCTCAGGCTATCGCCCATGTGCCTGCCCACATGCACTTACTCTGTGATGTCTTGCCGTGTCCCATCCATTCATCTCGCGCTAGCATGCATCAACACTTTTCAGAAAGTAGAGATGAGTCTCACACCAAAGTTGTCTGTAAAAAGATCCAAGTGCCTGCAAACTCAATAAGTCCTTTCACTGATGAACGTAGTCTTGAGAATATGCCATCTCAACCACCTGCCTCATCTGGAGCTATAGACAGAGCAGAGCCTATTTACCACAAAAGGTCTGAGAAGAACAAGAAAGAGAAATCCCAGACAAGAGAGTCAGAGGAGAATAATAAGAAGACGACAGCACCGTCCTTCAGAAAGCCGAAGAAATCCACAAG ATATACTGTGGATAAGGAACATGTTGATGGCCCTGGACCTACAAACAGGAGTGTTTCACATCAAAAAGTTCCCAAAAAAATCATGGCGTgggcagagcagcagcagcagcagcaacaggaagGCAGCCAGGGGTTTTCCAGTGAGAGCTCTACTGTCGATCATGCGCCACCCCCGTCTCCAATCCACAGTGCCTTAGGACAG GTAGTTTCAGAGGTATTGTTTCCCCCGGTGGATCCATCTCCTGTACGAAGGTCCCCTGTCTCATCGGTTTCTCCTCCTTGCACCGCCTCTGCACCTCCTCAATCCTCAGTTTCTCAATACAATGCACAGAACTCTATGGAGGTCATTTCACAGCTGCTGCAAGAAGCTGAAG attCAGATGAAAAAGAGTTTGAAGATGACCCTTTATTACAAGTCCTTCGCAAGCAGAGGAAAAGGGTTAAGGAGCAGATCAG tgaAGTGGACTCAATGTTGACTGAATTCCTGGACGAGCAACAAGTTACTTGA
- the lin37 gene encoding protein lin-37 homolog, with translation MHHVKIKTERPDVEGAGARSRLDAVLKGLVERSENEREQNEGDTGKISVDSLNKDLSPSSAGKRPSARFPQHRRKKRKEMDEGIPESNQHKQNAYIIKLFDRSVDLAQFNTSTPLYPICRAWMRNNPSVRVPPSSPSPPHVMVEEELTDMINGKGQNVYRLPPPTSCPISTSGEPINLRIPQTEKPTINKSTDSLPVSGSLICDHMERWKKIRQKWKECSNKNQLRYSESIRVLKEMKELYDR, from the exons ATGCACCACGTCAAGATCAAGACTGAAAGGCCAG ATGTGGAGGGGGCTGGTGCCCGCAGCAGGCTGGATGCTGTGTTAAAGGGACTGGTAGAGAGGAGTGAGAATGAAAG GGAGCAAAATGAGGGTGATACTGGGAAAATATCAGTCGACTCCTTAAACAA GGATTTGTCACCATCATCTGCTGGAAAAAG GCCGTCAGCTCGATTTCCACAGCACCGAAGGAAGAAACGTAAAGAGATGGATGAGGGCATACCAGAGAGCaatcaacacaaacaga ATGCTTACATTATTAAGTTGTTTGATCGCAGTGTGGATCTGGCTCAGTTCAACACCAGCACCCCACTGTATCCTATTTGCCGTGCCTGGATGAGGAACAATCCTTCTGTTCGAGTGCCACCTTCTTCCCCAAGCCCCCCACACGTTAtggtggaggaagag CTTACAGACATGATCAATGGTAAAGGTCAGAATGTGTACAGACTCCCTCCTCCAACGTCCTGTCCAATCAGCACCTCTGGTGAACCCATCAATCTCAGGATCCCACAGACTGAAAAACCCACTATCAACAAG TCGACAGATTCACTTCCTGTATCAGGTTCTCTCATATGTGACCACATGGAACGTTGGAAAAAGATAAGGCAAAA gtgGAAGGAGTGCTCTAACAAGAACCAGTTAAGATACAGCGAGAGTATCAGGGTTCTTAAGGAGATGAAGGAGCTCTATGATCGCTAA
- the LOC129110144 gene encoding chemerin-like receptor 1 — MGTDNITSTAPQPAVGEGVFRNVRTVSLVIYCVTLIFGTLGNGLVIYVTGCRMKRSVNSVWFLNLALADFLFTAFLVFTIISVSQEQQWQFGQFLCKLNSFVNIINMFASIFLLAAISLDRCLSIWVVVWAQNKRTVFKAQFICVVIWLTAAVCSAPYATFRDIVVVQEKTYCVYPASVTPGQKWSLNIFRLVMGFFIPFLIILVSYVAIGVRAGRLQRTRKQRSRRIILSVVLAFLICWLPFHILCLIELKMQNTTDLQNVARIAGPLVLSLAYMNSCLNPILYVFMCDEFQKKLKRSLCFVLESALAEDHISFMSSRSLSSHLSRLTRKSDSIAPEERRGTTTSLNLEKSKVDIPVDRERDTGSTE; from the exons ATGGGGACTG aTAACATCACTTCCACTGCACCTCAACCAGCTGTGGGGGAAGGGGTTTTCAGAAATGTGCGTACGGTCTCCCTGGTCATCTACTGCGTGACACTTATCTTTGGTACTCTAGGCAACGGCTTGGTCATCTATGTGACAGGCTGCAGGATGAAGAGATCAGTCAACTCAGTTTGGTTTCTCAACTTAGCTCTGGCTGACTTCCTCTTTACAGCCTTCCTGGTTTTCACGAtcatttctgtctctcaggAGCAACAATGGCAATTTGGACAATTCCTTTGCAAGCTCAACAGCTTTGTGAATATAATCAACATGTTTGCAAGTATCTTTCTTCTGGCAGCCATAAGTCTGGACCGTTGCCTGTCGATCTGGGTTGTGGTGTGGGCACAAAACAAGCGCACCGTTTTCAAAGCCCAGTTCATATGTGTTGTCATCTGGTTGACAGCTGCTGTGTGCAGCGCCCCTTACGCCACCTTTAGGGATATTGTGGTCGTACAGGAGAAGACGTACTGTGTTTATCCTGCATCAGTAACACCTGGACAAAAATGGTCTCTCAATATTTTTCGCTTAGTCATGGGCTTCTTCATCCCGTTCCTGATAATATTGGTCTCTTATGTGGCCATAGGCGTTCGTGCAGGGCGATTGCAGAGGACCAGGAAACAGAGATCTCGCCGAATCATTCTCTCTGTCGTTCTTGCGTTCTTGATCTGCTGGTTGCCCttccacattttgtgtttaatagAATTAAAGATGCAGAATACCACAGATCTCCAGAATGTTGCTAGAATTGCGGGCCCTCTGGTTTTGAGCCTGGCTTATATGAACAGCTGCCTGAATCCCATCCTctatgtattcatgtgtgatgaaTTCCAGAAGAAGCTCAAGCGGTCCTTGTGCTTCGTCCTAGAGAGCGCCCTGGCAGAAGACCACATCTCATTCATGTCTTCTCGCTCCTTGTCGTCACACCTTTCTCGGTTGACCAGGAAGTCTGACTCTATTGCACCCGAAGAGAGAAGGGGTACAACCACTTCACTGAACTTAGAAAAAAGCAAAGTGGACATTCctgtggacagagagagagacacgggGAGCACTGAATAA
- the LOC129110156 gene encoding chymotrypsin-like protease CTRL-1 encodes MFLLVSCFALVVSALGCGVPTIMPQVSGYNKIVNGENAVSGSWPWQVSLQDGTGFHFCGGSLINQYWVVTAAHCRVSSRNHRVILGEYDRQSNSEQIQVKSIARAITHPYYNSQNFNNDITLLKLSSPVQMTSRVSPVCLASSSTSIPSGSKCVTTGWGKTGYTSSPRYLQQTSLPLLSPAQCKQYWGYNRITDAMICAGASGVSSCQGDSGGPLVCKNSGVWSLVGIVSWGTSNCNVQTPAVYARVSYLRSWIDQIVAYN; translated from the exons ATGTTCTTGCTTGTCAGTTGTTTTGCTCTTGTGGTCTCTGCACTGG GGTGTGGAGTACCGACTATTATGCCCCAAGTGAGCGGATACAACAAGATTGTAAATGGGGAGAATGCTGTGTCTGGGTCCTGGCCTTGGCAGGTTTCTCTTCAG GATGGGACTGGATTCCACTTCTGTGGAGGATCCCTGATCAACCAGTACTGGGTTGTCACTGCCGCTCACTGCCGTGTGTC TTCTAGAAACCACCGTGTTATCCTAGGAGAATATGATCGTCAAAGCAACAGTGAGCAAATTCAAGTCAAGTCAATAGCCAGA GCCATCACACACCCCTATTACAACAGCCAGAACTTCAACAATGACATCACCCTCCTGAAGCTGTCCTCCCCAGTGCAGATGACGTCCCGTGTGTCTCCTGTGTGCTTGGCCTCCTCCAGCACCAGCATCCCCTCTGGATCTAAATGTGTCACCACTGGGTGGGGCAAGACCGGCTATACCT CGAGCCCCCGCTACCTCCAGCAGACTAGCCTGCCTCTGCTCAGCCCTGCTCAGTGCAAGCAGTACTGGGGTTATAACAGAATCACTGATGCCATGATCTGTGCTGGTGCTTCTGGAGTGTCCTCCTGTCAG GGTGACTCTGGTGGCCCTCTGGTCTGTAAGAACAGTGGAGTGTGGTCCCTTGTGGGTATCGTGTCATGGGGTACCTCGAACTGCAACGTGCAAACTCCTGCAGTTTATGCCCGTGTGTCCTACCTACGAAGCTGGATCGACCAGATTGTTGCTTACAActaa